The sequence ATAACTTTGAATTACAATAAATTACCCTTCACTGTTCACCATTCACAGTTCACCATTCACTGCCATCAATCTCCTCTATCGCTTTACATTCCCATTCTGGAAAATGCTCACGTATGAATTTGTTCAAAGCTATTTCTGCTTCTGTGTATACTCTCTTTTTCTTTCTTTTTGTTGCTTCCCCTACAATCATTCCAGCTGCAGATGTAAAATTAGTTATCTTATCCACAAGTATAAATGCACCAGTCGTCCTATTCTCTTCATACAAATCAAAAGCAATTTTTTCAGCCAAATCAATTTGGACTCTTGCTATGTCATTTAATTCTAAAGTATTTGCTTCAACCTTTTCCCATGTATTTACATCTTTTTTAAATAAAATTCTACTCACAACAGCATTAGTTTCTTTTGCATATATTTTCAAAATATATTCTCTATTTTTTAATGGTTCCTCATCCATCCATACTAAAAATGCTTCAAAACTATCATTAAATATAGGCTGCTTTTCACCCTTTTTAACTATTAAATCTCCTCGGCTGATGTCAAGCTCGTCCTCTGTTTGGAGAGTGATAGACATTGGAGAATATGCTAATTTTGAATTTTGAATTTTGAATTTTGGATTATTGTTTTCGGAGGGTGTTGGGTGTTGGGTGTTGGGTGTTGGGTTGTTTTCACTTACACTTACACCTCCACTTCCACCTTCACCTACACACACACACTTTCACGATATTCCGGTGGGACGATAGCTCTAACTTTTGTTATCATGCGGGATGGGAAGATAACGATTTCATCACCAACCTTTATTTCTCCACTTGCAATGGTTCCGCAATAACCTCTGAAATCAAGATGAGGACGATTGATATACTGTACAGGATATCTGAAATTTTGGATTTTGGATTTTGGATTTTGGATTTCTATTGTATCTAAATACTCAAGTAAAGTTTTCCCGGTATACCAGGGCATTTTTTGAGATTTTTTAGCAACATTATCGCCCTTTAATGCACTTATTGGAATAAAATATAATTCAGCATTAAAATTTTTGTATGGTAGCGAATATCTCAATTGTTCAAACATTATCTTATAATCATTTACTATTTTATTATAAACATCCTCAGAATAATCTACTAAATCCATCTTATTA comes from Hippea maritima DSM 10411 and encodes:
- a CDS encoding elongation factor 1-alpha C-terminal domain-related protein, which translates into the protein MCVGEGGSGGVSVSENNPTPNTQHPTPSENNNPKFKIQNSKLAYSPMSITLQTEDELDISRGDLIVKKGEKQPIFNDSFEAFLVWMDEEPLKNREYILKIYAKETNAVVSRILFKKDVNTWEKVEANTLELNDIARVQIDLAEKIAFDLYEENRTTGAFILVDKITNFTSAAGMIVGEATKRKKKRVYTEAEIALNKFIREHFPEWECKAIEEIDGSEW